A genomic stretch from Bosea sp. F3-2 includes:
- a CDS encoding amino acid ABC transporter substrate-binding protein, producing the protein MKFHLAAAAGAFLALNLASSAAGAQEVDAIVKKLRDTQTITMGVREALFPFSYLDDNKNPTGYAVEFCKRIIDDIKTELKLPEIKIKYVPMTIQNRQALVANGTIDLECEGTVNTFGRNKQVDFSSVSHVSASQLLVLKSSGIKNYDDLNGKIVAVATGGTSEPDLKKLVAERKLNLRVINVDDHAAALIAVETRRADAYFSDNGAFYGLIKQSKKPDALEIVGDEYGYAPQGFMVPKLNPTILWIVNHTMGKMFKSGEAEALYMKWFGPLGAHVGPKLKAAWATQSYAE; encoded by the coding sequence ATGAAATTTCATCTTGCTGCAGCCGCGGGCGCATTTCTGGCGCTGAATCTGGCGAGTTCGGCCGCTGGGGCCCAGGAGGTCGACGCGATCGTCAAGAAATTGCGCGACACCCAGACCATCACCATGGGCGTTCGCGAGGCGCTGTTTCCGTTCAGCTATCTCGACGACAACAAGAACCCGACGGGCTACGCGGTCGAGTTCTGCAAGCGCATCATCGACGACATCAAGACCGAGCTGAAGCTGCCCGAGATCAAGATCAAATATGTGCCAATGACGATCCAGAACCGTCAGGCGCTCGTCGCTAACGGCACGATCGACCTCGAATGCGAGGGAACGGTCAACACCTTCGGCCGCAACAAGCAGGTCGACTTCTCGTCGGTCAGCCATGTCTCGGCGAGCCAGCTCCTGGTTCTCAAGAGCTCTGGCATCAAGAACTATGACGACCTCAACGGCAAGATCGTCGCCGTGGCGACGGGCGGCACCAGCGAACCCGATCTCAAGAAGCTGGTGGCCGAGCGGAAACTCAATCTGCGCGTCATCAATGTCGATGACCATGCTGCCGCGCTGATCGCGGTCGAAACCCGCAGGGCCGATGCCTATTTCAGCGACAATGGGGCCTTCTACGGGCTAATCAAGCAATCGAAGAAGCCCGACGCCCTGGAGATCGTCGGCGACGAATATGGTTACGCGCCGCAGGGCTTCATGGTGCCCAAGCTCAATCCGACCATCCTTTGGATCGTCAATCACACGATGGGTAAGATGTTCAAGTCGGGTGAGGCTGAAGCCTTGTACATGAAGTGGTTCGGGCCGCTCGGCGCCCATGTCGGCCCGAAGTTGAAGGCAGCCTGGGCAACGCAATCCTACGCCGAGTGA
- a CDS encoding NAD/NADP octopine/nopaline dehydrogenase family protein has protein sequence MRVSILGAGAAACGAAAQLSVMGHDPMLWSPSGRSTEALAAGSPLRATAAIETSFYPRIAGSAAEAVANADVVMLAMPGYAHKMAFDAVAPHLREGQPVIISSHASFGALYLSRLLAARKIQVPIIAWGTTLTTGRKVSPTEVAVNSLRSKIDLATVPRDASAGALALCTSLFDERFVLREGLLAIALSNLNPQNHLAIALFNLTRMERGESWGQAENVTPAIGRVMEALDAERLAIAEAFGVSVRTIHEHYAYSYHLPVASIAEMNAELHSRGKGGFGPATLESRYVLEDAPYGLLPTVLLGRLVGRPATLHEAGLTLLSAAYGRDFARENELLPALGFDKMTRDDLAARAKDGF, from the coding sequence ATGCGCGTTAGTATCTTGGGTGCAGGGGCAGCTGCCTGCGGCGCCGCAGCCCAGCTATCGGTAATGGGGCATGATCCCATGCTCTGGTCGCCGTCAGGCCGGAGCACCGAGGCGCTCGCGGCGGGGTCACCGCTGCGCGCAACCGCCGCGATCGAAACCAGCTTCTACCCGCGCATTGCGGGCAGTGCCGCGGAAGCCGTGGCCAACGCCGACGTCGTGATGCTCGCGATGCCGGGTTATGCCCACAAGATGGCGTTCGACGCGGTTGCCCCTCATCTGAGGGAAGGGCAGCCTGTCATCATCAGCTCGCATGCCTCTTTCGGCGCGCTCTATCTTTCGCGATTACTGGCCGCTCGAAAGATCCAGGTGCCGATCATCGCCTGGGGCACGACGCTGACGACCGGCCGCAAGGTCTCTCCGACTGAAGTTGCCGTGAATTCGCTGCGCTCGAAGATCGATCTCGCGACGGTGCCGCGGGACGCTTCGGCCGGGGCGCTGGCGCTGTGCACGTCGCTGTTCGACGAGCGTTTCGTCCTGCGCGAAGGGCTGCTCGCGATCGCGCTGAGCAATCTCAATCCGCAAAACCATCTTGCGATCGCCCTGTTCAACCTGACTCGGATGGAGCGGGGCGAGAGCTGGGGCCAGGCGGAGAATGTCACGCCCGCGATCGGGCGCGTGATGGAAGCGCTCGATGCCGAGCGGCTCGCCATCGCCGAAGCATTCGGCGTTTCGGTCAGGACAATCCACGAGCACTACGCCTATTCCTATCATCTCCCGGTCGCCAGCATCGCGGAGATGAATGCCGAACTCCACAGCCGCGGTAAGGGCGGTTTCGGCCCAGCGACATTGGAGAGCCGCTATGTTCTCGAGGATGCGCCATACGGATTATTGCCCACCGTGCTGCTCGGCCGGCTCGTCGGGCGCCCGGCGACCTTGCACGAGGCTGGGCTGACCCTGCTGTCGGCCGCTTATGGGCGTGACTTCGCCCGCGAGAACGAATTGTTGCCCGCGCTCGGCTTCGACAAGATGACTCGCGACGATCTGGCGGCGCGGGCGAAGGACGGATTCTAG
- a CDS encoding XRE family transcriptional regulator → MSELNAPQIGPLLQRQRKERGLTLQQLSALSGVSKSMLSQIERGEANPTFAVLWSLTRGLGIDFVALLGEGQATAGADNAIEMLSLEHTPTIRSADSSCQLRILSPPNLSGDIEWYDVEIAPGGCLHSSPHAAGAVEHFTALSGEFVIASGTSRQLLRQGETARYPVDVAHSISNPLEKPSRGLMVLLYRKSSKGRNAF, encoded by the coding sequence ATGAGCGAGCTGAACGCCCCTCAGATCGGCCCGCTTCTCCAACGCCAACGCAAGGAGCGGGGTCTGACGTTGCAGCAGCTCTCCGCGCTGTCGGGCGTTTCAAAATCGATGCTGTCGCAGATCGAGCGGGGGGAGGCCAATCCCACCTTTGCCGTGCTCTGGAGCCTGACGCGCGGATTGGGCATCGACTTCGTTGCATTGCTGGGGGAAGGGCAGGCGACGGCGGGCGCCGACAACGCCATCGAAATGCTGTCGCTGGAGCACACGCCGACGATCCGAAGTGCCGACAGCTCCTGTCAGCTGCGCATCCTGAGTCCACCCAACCTGTCCGGCGACATCGAATGGTACGATGTCGAGATCGCGCCGGGCGGATGCCTCCACAGTTCGCCTCATGCAGCCGGCGCCGTCGAGCATTTCACGGCGCTGTCGGGCGAGTTCGTGATCGCCAGCGGGACTTCGCGCCAGCTGCTCAGGCAAGGTGAGACGGCGCGATATCCGGTCGATGTGGCACATTCCATCAGCAATCCGCTGGAGAAGCCGTCGCGCGGTCTGATGGTGCTGCTCTATCGCAAGTCGTCGAAGGGTCGAAATGCCTTTTGA
- a CDS encoding amino acid ABC transporter ATP-binding protein, whose product MIVLDDVHKFYGSQQILRGCSAEIRLGEVVVVCGPSGSGKSTLIKCINGLVPFEQGTITVDGVSVSSPKTDLPALRSRIGMVFQSFELYPHMTALQNVSLAQVHVLKRSQKEADERSAKILTRVGLGGKLEHRPSQLSGGQQQRVSIARALAMNPQAMLFDEPTSALDPEMINEVLEVMQELALEGMTMIVVTHEMGFAQRVADRVLFMDRGEIVEDTPKDQFFTAPSSERAKQFLKQVLTH is encoded by the coding sequence ATGATCGTTCTGGACGACGTGCATAAATTCTATGGCTCGCAGCAGATCCTCCGCGGCTGTTCGGCCGAAATTCGTCTCGGCGAGGTCGTGGTGGTCTGCGGGCCGTCCGGTTCCGGCAAGAGCACGCTGATCAAGTGCATCAATGGCCTCGTGCCTTTCGAACAGGGCACGATCACTGTCGACGGTGTTTCGGTCTCGTCGCCGAAAACCGATCTTCCCGCCCTGCGCTCGCGGATCGGCATGGTTTTCCAGAGTTTTGAGCTCTACCCGCACATGACGGCGCTGCAAAACGTCAGCCTGGCGCAGGTCCATGTGCTGAAGCGTTCGCAGAAGGAGGCCGACGAGCGCTCCGCAAAGATCCTGACGCGGGTCGGACTCGGCGGCAAGCTGGAGCATCGTCCGTCTCAACTCTCCGGTGGGCAGCAGCAGCGCGTATCGATCGCCCGGGCGCTGGCCATGAATCCGCAGGCGATGCTGTTCGACGAGCCCACTTCGGCGCTCGACCCGGAAATGATCAACGAGGTCCTGGAAGTGATGCAGGAACTCGCCCTCGAAGGCATGACCATGATCGTCGTCACCCATGAGATGGGTTTCGCCCAGCGTGTCGCCGATCGCGTTCTGTTCATGGATCGCGGCGAGATCGTCGAGGATACGCCCAAGGACCAGTTCTTCACGGCCCCCTCCTCAGAGCGGGCGAAGCAATTCCTGAAGCAAGTCCTGACGCATTGA
- a CDS encoding amino acid ABC transporter permease, which yields MSDFDWGVIARSSGFLAEGMALSALLVLVATLGGLVVGFGLALMRLSEHRLISVPAASYVTVMRSLPLVLVLFWFYFLMPLAIGRPVGSLTSALIAFVLFEAAFYCEIIRAGIGSVRKGQSDAGLATGLRRWQVLRLIVMPQAMRAMGPLILNQIVIVFQDTSLVYVVSLHDFLTAASVVASRDGRATEMYSLVAVVYLVICLSITKVAEFYRRRRPS from the coding sequence GTGAGCGATTTCGACTGGGGCGTAATCGCCCGCTCGTCCGGTTTCCTCGCGGAGGGCATGGCGCTCAGCGCGTTGCTGGTGCTGGTCGCGACGCTGGGCGGCCTTGTCGTCGGCTTCGGGCTGGCACTGATGCGCCTGTCTGAGCATCGGCTGATTTCCGTCCCCGCGGCCAGCTACGTCACGGTGATGCGCTCGTTGCCGCTGGTGCTGGTGCTGTTCTGGTTCTATTTCCTGATGCCGCTCGCCATCGGCCGGCCGGTCGGCTCGCTCACCTCGGCGCTGATCGCCTTCGTCCTGTTCGAAGCGGCGTTCTATTGCGAGATCATCCGCGCCGGAATCGGCAGCGTTCGCAAGGGGCAGAGCGATGCGGGGCTGGCGACCGGATTGCGCCGCTGGCAGGTCCTGCGACTGATCGTGATGCCGCAGGCGATGCGGGCCATGGGGCCGCTGATCCTCAATCAGATCGTGATCGTCTTCCAGGACACGTCGCTGGTCTATGTCGTGTCGCTGCACGATTTCCTTACCGCGGCGAGCGTCGTCGCCTCGCGCGACGGGCGCGCGACCGAGATGTATTCGCTGGTTGCCGTCGTCTATCTGGTGATCTGCCTGTCGATCACGAAGGTTGCCGAGTTCTACAGGAGGAGGCGTCCGTCATGA
- a CDS encoding amino acid ABC transporter permease: MNYRWDWSVLIREPFVDWLWSGLLLTLAISIVSWAVALAIGIVVGVARSSPSRVARLLAGIYIDVFRSVPPLVQLFLWYFVLPEIVPDVVGLWLKRDLPYPEIVTAVIAIGLFAGSRVAEQVRAGIEAVGAPLLPAALATGLRPMQAFRLIALPLGLRAIVGPLTSEFLITIKLSSLSLTIGVLELTAQSRHVENYTFQGFEAFTFATIGYLVIGLCATGLMRLIDSRIGGAALRKATT, translated from the coding sequence ATGAACTACCGCTGGGACTGGTCGGTCCTGATACGGGAGCCTTTTGTCGATTGGCTGTGGAGCGGCCTGCTCCTGACCCTGGCGATCAGCATCGTGAGCTGGGCGGTGGCGCTGGCGATTGGCATCGTCGTCGGCGTTGCCCGCAGCTCCCCGTCGCGCGTGGCTCGCCTGCTGGCCGGCATCTATATCGATGTGTTTCGCAGCGTGCCGCCGCTCGTCCAGCTGTTCCTCTGGTACTTCGTCCTACCCGAGATCGTTCCCGACGTGGTCGGCCTGTGGTTGAAGCGCGACCTGCCTTATCCCGAGATCGTCACCGCGGTGATCGCAATCGGCCTGTTCGCAGGCTCGCGCGTAGCCGAGCAGGTTCGCGCTGGCATCGAGGCCGTTGGTGCACCGCTGCTGCCGGCGGCTCTCGCGACCGGCCTGCGCCCGATGCAGGCCTTCCGGCTGATCGCGTTGCCGCTCGGCCTGCGCGCCATCGTCGGGCCTCTGACCTCGGAATTCCTGATCACGATCAAGTTGTCATCGCTCAGCTTGACGATCGGCGTGCTCGAACTGACCGCGCAGAGCCGCCACGTCGAGAACTATACTTTTCAGGGCTTCGAGGCCTTCACCTTCGCGACCATCGGCTATCTGGTCATCGGTTTGTGCGCGACCGGGCTGATGCGCCTAATCGATAGCCGGATCGGCGGGGCCGCGCTGCGAAAGGCCACGACGTGA
- a CDS encoding ABC transporter permease has translation MSAVATTVDIRPGGLWLAFAQNKLAWVGLVLLALIVLVAILAPWLAPYDPLEQNIVARLEPPSAEFWLGTDSYGRDVLSRLIYGARISLFVGFVAILIAMLVGTAIGVVSGYVGGAFDQFVMGVLDVLLAFPTLLLGLMIAAMLGASLENLIIAIAVTEIAPFARVARAPTITLRQRDFVEASRSYGCGPFRIMTRHILPNMLSDVVVMSSLWLASAIRTEASLSFIGLGVPPPTATWGSMIREGFENILDAWWLAVFPSLAILTTVLALNLLGDALRDASDPRSRSR, from the coding sequence ATGAGCGCAGTCGCGACGACCGTCGACATCCGCCCCGGCGGCCTCTGGCTCGCCTTCGCGCAGAACAAGCTGGCATGGGTCGGGCTCGTCCTGCTCGCGCTCATCGTCCTCGTTGCGATCCTCGCGCCCTGGCTTGCGCCCTATGATCCGCTGGAGCAGAACATCGTGGCGCGGCTGGAGCCGCCCTCGGCCGAGTTCTGGCTCGGCACCGATTCCTATGGCCGGGACGTGCTCTCGCGGCTGATCTATGGGGCGCGGATCTCGCTCTTCGTCGGCTTCGTCGCCATCCTCATCGCCATGCTGGTCGGCACGGCGATCGGCGTCGTCTCCGGCTATGTCGGCGGTGCGTTCGACCAGTTCGTCATGGGCGTGCTCGACGTGCTGCTCGCCTTCCCGACCCTGCTGCTCGGCCTGATGATCGCCGCCATGCTGGGCGCGAGCCTGGAAAACCTCATCATCGCGATCGCGGTGACCGAAATCGCGCCTTTCGCCCGCGTCGCGCGCGCGCCGACGATCACGCTGCGCCAGCGCGATTTCGTCGAGGCCAGCCGCTCCTATGGCTGTGGTCCGTTCAGGATCATGACGCGCCACATCCTGCCCAACATGCTCTCCGACGTCGTGGTGATGAGCTCGCTGTGGCTCGCCTCTGCCATCCGGACCGAGGCCTCGCTTAGCTTCATCGGGCTCGGCGTGCCACCGCCAACCGCGACATGGGGCAGCATGATCCGCGAGGGCTTCGAGAACATTCTCGATGCCTGGTGGCTCGCCGTCTTCCCGAGCCTCGCGATCCTGACGACGGTACTCGCGCTCAACCTTCTCGGCGACGCGCTGCGTGACGCCTCAGATCCGAGGTCCCGTTCGCGATGA
- a CDS encoding ABC transporter permease: MTSYVLRRILLAVPTLLVMLTAIFVLVRLVPGDPASVILGDHASAAALAALRQKLGLDQPVYAQYLAFIGKVLTGDLGQSLSTGHSVVREVLLVLPSTIELTIAAVAIGLVFGLPLGVAAALSRNGWVDYVSRVVSLVGLSFPAFVSGILMLIVFAIQLGWFPVLGNTGTSGDLADRLRSLALPALNLGIIMTAYVMRVTRAAMLGVLTEDYIRTARAKGVSPGRLVTTHALRNSLIPIITVVGLYFGTLIGNSVLTEIIFNRPGLGKLIIGALNARDYTLLQGLMIIFAICVIVVNTLTDLAYGLVDPRVKYT; this comes from the coding sequence ATGACGAGCTACGTTCTCAGACGCATCCTCCTCGCCGTCCCGACGCTGCTCGTCATGCTGACAGCGATCTTCGTGCTGGTCCGGCTCGTGCCGGGCGATCCCGCCTCCGTCATCCTAGGCGACCACGCGAGCGCAGCCGCGCTCGCCGCGCTCAGGCAGAAGCTCGGGCTCGATCAGCCGGTCTACGCCCAGTATCTTGCCTTCATCGGCAAGGTGCTCACCGGCGATCTCGGGCAGTCGCTCAGCACGGGCCATAGCGTCGTCCGGGAGGTGCTTCTCGTCCTGCCCTCCACGATTGAGCTGACCATTGCCGCAGTCGCGATCGGCCTCGTCTTCGGCCTGCCGCTTGGGGTGGCCGCTGCGCTCTCCCGCAATGGTTGGGTCGACTACGTCTCGCGCGTCGTCTCGCTGGTCGGCCTGTCCTTTCCGGCCTTCGTCTCCGGCATCCTCATGCTGATCGTCTTCGCGATCCAACTCGGCTGGTTCCCGGTCCTGGGCAACACCGGCACCTCCGGAGACCTGGCGGACAGGCTGCGTTCGCTGGCGCTGCCGGCACTCAACCTCGGCATCATCATGACCGCCTATGTGATGCGCGTGACGCGCGCCGCGATGCTCGGCGTGCTGACGGAGGACTATATACGCACCGCCCGCGCCAAGGGCGTGAGCCCCGGCCGACTCGTCACGACGCATGCGCTGCGCAACAGCCTGATCCCGATCATCACCGTGGTCGGGCTGTATTTCGGCACGCTGATCGGAAACTCCGTCCTGACCGAGATCATCTTCAACCGGCCGGGCTTGGGCAAGCTCATCATCGGCGCGCTCAACGCCCGCGACTACACGCTCCTGCAGGGGCTGATGATCATCTTCGCCATCTGCGTAATCGTCGTGAACACACTGACGGACCTGGCCTACGGCCTCGTCGACCCAAGGGTGAAATACACATGA